The DNA sequence AATAATGTCAATCACTTTCAcataaaacacataaaaaaacatGGAAGATACATAACTTACAAGTCAAAAGATTCGACTTGCTCTGATACTCGGAAAGTTCacaatttaacaattttttaaacatgttttttaaataggttttacaaaattattatctttcaaaatattttttttataattgtgatgaaataaaaaataatttttagtttttataacttttttagaaAAGCAAATTACTAGAgggacattttttttcttcaaaagttGAAAGAAAGTGATAAAcacattattatataaaaataaaaaataaaattaaaagaaaggaaaaaaagagataaacacaatttatttttcttttaatacgaAAAAAACGTGAGGATTCGTTCTCAAGTCTCATCTAATCTATACCCCGTCTAAATCTCCGAGTGGTTGACACCGATCGAAGTAGTAGCACACAGAAAATGGGCACTCGAGAGGTGTACGAAGAGAAACTAAGGACCGGAAATCTCCACCACGATCCCACCATCAACCCTGGCCTCGGTTCCGCTCGATGCCCTCGCTGTCTCTCTCTCCTcaaccctaatttcgtctgtctctctctcctcaaccctaatttcgtctgtctctctctctctctctctctctctctctcttcgcAACGTATTTGTGTGTTACTGCAAATAAGCTGTTCGATGAATTGACTCAACGAAATTGTCTCTGTTTTGCGACCAGGAAAGAGGCGAGTGGACCATCACTCCCGTCTTGCACGACGCCACTGCCGTCGTAAGTTCCTCTCTTCCTAATTCGCTTCggtttgagttttttttctctctttttttgtgtGAACCAAGGTATCCTCGGCCGAAATGCAAGGACTAATGGAATTGAGCTCTTCCAACTGATACTTTTTCATGCGCATGACTTAGGGATGGAATCcatgataacaataatattaatattaatattttaataaaattaagattaatgaaaaaatttgagtttattttttttacttcaaagaTGAGACTAACCATTTTTGAGCTTAAATTCTGACAATATGCTTATTGTATGAgtggtgttgttgttgcttATTTTCTGTGTTTGCTGTTGAATAGGCTGGGTCGGGGATTGGTGGTATGCTTGGTTTTGTTCATGGTTTCAATACAGGTAACGTTATTTTCTTGTGTTTATCTTTATGATGTATCATATGAGATGAAGTTTGATATGAAGTTggtgtctattttattttcagcatTAAATTCAGGTCattttgttgtgataaatatttttaagattttctttttacttactttggcattataatatttttaataggtATTATAACGTCTCTAAAACATAGGTTTTTAATTGAGCTGAATGACATCGTCTAATCCATGTAATCACCTCACCTAGCtggataaggctttgttgttaTTGTATTatagtatttaattatttattgatggTGTTAAACTCTTTGCGCTATTGGTGGATTAATATTAAAATCCATGTACCTTCTTTGGTGAAGGTATTGCTAATTAATCTTTGGTTGTAGGTTTACCTCTTCTTCAAAATGGTCTGAAGGGACCGAAGTGGCTTCCTTTTGTTGTTGGGGTACGAAGTCCTTGATTGCCTTCTGAGTTTCCTTTGCAATTACTATTACTTTATGCTTTGTTGATGCCTTGAATAGACCTGTCATAGAAGTTGGTTTCATCgtctttatgtttttcttttatagttAGCAGATTAGATGTAGTGATGTAGTGATGTACCATAGTGCTCAGTTATTTTCTAGAGCtaacttatttcttttataatttgttcACAGATTCCTCCATTGTTGATATTCTCCGGCCTAAGTGCAGCATTTGGAGGTAACTTCTGTTCTAGCCTATTTCTTAGATTTATATTAGGgccttcaaattttaatagtgcTCACTGCTGAATATTTGAAAACTATTGTGTTGTAGTGGCTTTAACATAAAAAGAAGCATGAAATGATAGGTCATGCTCCATTTGTTTCTGGCTTTGTTTTTTGGTTACTTGAATCAATGTTGTAAATCTCAAGATACTACTACCTAGGGTAAGAAGGATGGGTAAGAGACAAGTATGTGTGCTAGTAACATGGATCTTAAGTAAGAGCCCAACatgcaaaattataaaatgactgAAATAggcaaaataacttaaaattactACTAACATGTTGTCTAACTTCAATAGTTCAATTGAAAATGCATGGAAAAGTCAGAACTTAACTCAAGTTAAAGGTGTAACTTATGATATAAAAGGCATTAGTTTTagtaccaaaagaaaaaaaaaaggacatgtTCTTTTGCAACATCTATCATCAACTGTTAGCTACACCCAGTGAAATGTAAAGAAGCATCAAAGCAACAACAAATAATTTGAAAGGAAAGAAGATTGTTTGAAAATGTAGGAACAAACCAGTAACCACACCCAGTGGCCAAGAAAGGGACGGGTGCTGCTTAACTGATTTAGGACTGAAAGGAGGTGGAACATGGATCTGTACGGGGAGAAGATAATCTAGGGTAGAGGGCCCATTTGTATTTGATTTGAAcaaattgaatcttgtgacCCATTATCCTTAGAAAGGGCAGAAGGGCTCGATCCCAGACCAGGCTCCGCTCAAGGTGATGGGAAGGAGAGGAGTTCTGGAAGGGCCCATGACCCCAAAGAATGATTGTTATTGGGTAGTAATGACAGGATGCCCAAGTTTGGGAGAGTTTACCAAA is a window from the Glycine max cultivar Williams 82 chromosome 2, Glycine_max_v4.0, whole genome shotgun sequence genome containing:
- the LOC100305518 gene encoding uncharacterized protein isoform X1: MGTREVYEEKLRTGNLHHDPTINPGLGSARCPRCLSLLNPNFVCLSLLNPNFERGEWTITPVLHDATAVAGSGIGGMLGFVHGFNTGLPLLQNGLKGPKWLPFVVGIPPLLIFSGLSAAFGVMQIHVKLLGYVLPKFTQLTVTSYYASSSASHYGISLLTRHIEENYSSKTRQHLKRL
- the LOC100305518 gene encoding uncharacterized protein isoform X2; this encodes MGTREVYEEKLRTGNLHHDPTINPGLGSARCPRCLSLLNPNFVCLSLLNPNFERGEWTITPVLHDATAVAGSGIGGMLGFVHGFNTGLPLLQNGLKGPKWLPFVVGIPPLLIFSGLSAAFGGYVLPKFTQLTVTSYYASSSASHYGISLLTRHIEENYSSKTRQHLKRL
- the LOC100305518 gene encoding uncharacterized protein isoform X3, with protein sequence MGTREVYEEKLRTGNLHHDPTINPGLGSARCPRCLSLLNPNFERGEWTITPVLHDATAVAGSGIGGMLGFVHGFNTGLPLLQNGLKGPKWLPFVVGIPPLLIFSGLSAAFGVMQIHVKLLGYVLPKFTQLTVTSYYASSSASHYGISLLTRHIEENYSSKTRQHLKRL
- the LOC100305518 gene encoding uncharacterized protein isoform X4, with translation MGTREVYEEKLRTGNLHHDPTINPGLGSARCPRCLSLLNPNFVCLSLLNPNFERGEWTITPVLHDATAVAGSGIGGMLGFVHGFNTGLPLLQNGLKGPKWLPFVVGIPPLLIFSGLSAAFGDTCETFRLCASKVHSTYRNILLCLLECLTLWNLASHPTY
- the LOC100305518 gene encoding uncharacterized protein LOC100305518, with amino-acid sequence MGTREVYEEKLRTGNLHHDPTINPGLGSARCPRCLSLLNPNFERGEWTITPVLHDATAVAGSGIGGMLGFVHGFNTGLPLLQNGLKGPKWLPFVVGIPPLLIFSGLSAAFGGYVLPKFTQLTVTSYYASSSASHYGISLLTRHIEENYSSKTRQHLKRL
- the LOC100305518 gene encoding uncharacterized protein isoform X5, which encodes MGTREVYEEKLRTGNLHHDPTINPGLGSARCPRCLSLLNPNFERGEWTITPVLHDATAVAGSGIGGMLGFVHGFNTGLPLLQNGLKGPKWLPFVVGIPPLLIFSGLSAAFGDTCETFRLCASKVHSTYRNILLCLLECLTLWNLASHPTY